One segment of Nostoc flagelliforme CCNUN1 DNA contains the following:
- a CDS encoding ABC transporter permease subunit — protein sequence MMLNLIDKIGDWNPQLLRELKGRLKFFNVAIAVATSLLLQLVVFLYQLRDFPGDEYWLDGTYCRLNKVYQQQEKQAFQNAEFNDLISKNICPQNQIDWQLWWRDHWEYIFLTFSVIFVFTLLVAGTFLLINDLAKEETRGTLNFIRLSPQSETTILTGKLLGVPSLIYLIILPAIPLHLWAGRSAKIAFSYILSYYTILAASCIFFYSAALLFGLVSRWFSGFQPWLGSGAVLVFLCTTMGLASSYNTLTNSVAWFRLFNPWDTTNYLFPHLFHLSNGSPLKYWQFFYLPLGTSVVSVIGFHLLNFGVCSYGILQALKRCLRNPQALIISKKQSYLLVAFCQFMMWGFTLQSANNNFKLDEQVRQNFVLLALYNLVLILSLIAVLSPHRQDVQDWARYRHQAVSRHKSIWQDLIWTEKSPALVAIVINLTIVTIPWLVWISFTSVFDTNNGQTWLNNDLGRFKVFLAIALSISLMMIYATIAQLILLLKTPKRSFWAIGTLSAAIFLPPMILEFIGISSWKHPTVWLFSTFPWAAIQYSGATTIFMALLADLSILALLNFQLTRQVKLAGESATKTLLAGR from the coding sequence ATGATGCTCAATTTGATAGACAAAATTGGCGATTGGAATCCGCAACTATTGCGGGAACTCAAAGGACGCCTGAAATTTTTTAATGTAGCGATCGCAGTTGCAACATCTTTACTACTGCAACTGGTAGTTTTTTTATATCAGTTACGCGATTTTCCTGGTGATGAATACTGGCTAGATGGCACATACTGTCGTTTGAATAAAGTATATCAACAGCAAGAAAAGCAGGCTTTCCAAAATGCTGAATTTAATGATTTAATTTCAAAGAATATTTGCCCCCAAAACCAAATTGATTGGCAATTGTGGTGGCGAGATCATTGGGAATATATATTCCTAACGTTTAGTGTAATTTTTGTATTTACACTATTAGTTGCAGGAACTTTTTTGCTAATCAACGATTTAGCCAAAGAAGAAACTCGCGGTACGCTGAATTTTATCCGTCTCAGCCCTCAATCAGAAACAACTATATTGACTGGCAAGTTGCTAGGAGTTCCGAGCTTAATTTATCTGATCATCTTACCAGCAATTCCTTTACATCTGTGGGCGGGGCGTTCTGCCAAAATTGCCTTTAGTTACATTTTAAGTTACTATACAATTCTTGCTGCTAGCTGTATTTTCTTCTACAGTGCAGCACTACTATTTGGCTTAGTTAGTCGTTGGTTTAGTGGTTTTCAGCCTTGGTTGGGTAGTGGTGCAGTTTTAGTTTTTCTGTGCACAACAATGGGGCTAGCATCATCTTACAACACTTTAACTAATTCAGTTGCTTGGTTTAGACTCTTTAATCCTTGGGATACAACTAATTATCTATTTCCTCACTTGTTCCATCTATCCAATGGTTCTCCCCTAAAATACTGGCAGTTTTTCTATTTACCATTAGGGACAAGCGTTGTTAGCGTTATTGGTTTCCACTTACTGAATTTTGGAGTGTGTAGTTACGGGATTTTGCAAGCTCTTAAACGTTGCTTGCGCAATCCTCAAGCCTTAATAATCAGCAAGAAGCAAAGTTATTTACTAGTAGCGTTTTGCCAGTTTATGATGTGGGGATTTACCCTACAAAGTGCTAACAATAATTTCAAATTGGATGAACAGGTTAGGCAGAATTTCGTTTTGCTGGCACTGTACAATTTGGTGCTAATTTTAAGTTTAATTGCAGTTCTTTCCCCTCACCGTCAAGATGTACAAGATTGGGCAAGATATCGACATCAAGCAGTTTCTAGGCACAAGAGTATTTGGCAGGATTTAATTTGGACTGAAAAAAGCCCTGCACTTGTAGCGATCGTTATTAATCTGACAATCGTTACTATCCCCTGGTTAGTTTGGATTTCATTTACATCTGTTTTTGATACAAACAATGGACAAACTTGGCTGAATAACGATCTTGGTAGGTTTAAAGTATTTTTAGCTATAGCTTTGTCTATCAGCTTAATGATGATTTACGCTACCATCGCTCAATTGATACTTTTGCTGAAAACTCCTAAGCGTTCTTTCTGGGCAATTGGGACTTTAAGTGCTGCAATATTCTTACCACCAATGATTCTAGAATTTATTGGTATCTCATCATGGAAACATCCCACTGTCTGGTTATTTTCAACTTTTCCTTGGGCAGCTATCCAATACTCTGGAGCGACAACAATTTTTATGGCACTCTTAGCTGATTTGAGTATTCTAGCGTTGTTAAACTTCCAGTTGACAAGGCAGGTAAAATTAGCAGGCGAATCTGCTACCAAAACATTATTGGCGGGACGTTAG